A part of Acipenser ruthenus chromosome 12, fAciRut3.2 maternal haplotype, whole genome shotgun sequence genomic DNA contains:
- the LOC117416997 gene encoding segment polarity protein dishevelled homolog DVL-3 isoform X4, translated as MGPQRQCRAPSVSQEEPQQDEEHGDRTDPSPCRPGVSSAQAQHRVVKEEISEDNAKLPCFNGRVVSWLVSADGSHSDGGSVCADSQSDLPPPIERTGGIGDSRPPSFHANAAGSQDNLDNETETESVVSSRRERPRRKDGHEHVSRVNGHAKLERRHDVGGYESSSTLMSSELESTSFFDSEEDDSASRFSSSTEQSSSSRLMRRHKRRRRKPKAPRMERSSSFSSITDSTMSLNIITVILNMEKYNFLGISIVGQSNERGDGGIYIGSIMKGGAVAADGRIEPGDMLLQVNDINFENMSNDDAVRVLREIVHKPGPITLTVAKCWDPTPRGCFTLPRSEYTTPQVTNCVAYCPAYQGEPIRPIDPAAWVSHTAAMTGTYPVYGMSPSMSTITSTSSSITSSIPETERFDDFHLSIHSDMATIAKAMASPESGLEVRDRMWLKITIPNAFIGSDVVDWLYHHVEGFTDRREARKYASNLLKAGYIRHTVNKITFSEQCYYIFGDLCGNMANLSLNDHDGSSGASDQDTLAPLPHPGAAPWPLAFPYQYPAPHPYNPPAGFHDPGYNHGGGGGSAGSQHSEGSRSSGSEQRRKEDAAAKASGGGGGGDSKSGGSGSESDHTTRSSSSMRRERAPSERSAAPPSEHSLRSHHSAAHSLRSNHSHAYAPPGVPPPHFPPPLVMMGPPGAPPGRDLASVPPELTASRQSFRMAMGNPKTNPSAFDQETRPVEMDT; from the exons AGTGGTGAAGGAAGAGATCTCGGAGGACAATGCCAAGCTCCCCTGTTTCAATGGCAGAGTGGTTTCCTGG CTGGTCTCGGCGGATGGCTCTCACTCGGACGGAGGCTCGGTTTGCGCTGACAGCCAGTCGGACCTCCCGCCCCCAATCGAGCGCACCGGAGGGATTGGAGACTCGCGCCCGCCGTCCTTCCA tgcCAACGCCGCTGGCAGTCAGGACAACCTGGACAACGAGACGGAGACGGAGTCGGTGGTGTCCTCACGGAGAGAACGTCCACGCCGGAAAGACGGACACGAGCACG TCTCGCGGGTGAACGGACATGCCAAGCTGGAGCGGCGTCACGACGTGGGGGGCTACGAGAGCTCGTCCACGCTGATGAGCAGCGAGCTGGAGTCCACCAGCTTCTTCGACTCGGAGGAGGACGACTCCGCCAGCCG GTTCAGCAGTTCCACAGAGCAGAGCAGCTCCTCGCGGCTGATGAGGCGACACAAGCGTCGGCGGAGGAAACCCAAGGCGCCGCGCATGGAGCGG TCCTCGTCCTTCAGCAGTATCACAGACTCCACCATGTCTCTCAACATCATCACTGTGATTTTAAACATGG AGAAGTACAACTTCCTGGGGATCAGCATCGTGGGGCAGAGTAACGAGCGGGGTGACGGCGGGATCTACATCGGCTCCATCATGAAGGGGGGCGCCGTGGCCGCGGACGGGCGGATTGAACCAGGGGACATGCTGCTGCAG GTGAACGACATCAACTTTGAGAACATGAGCAATGACGACGCGGTGCGGGTGCTGAGGGAGATCGTTCACAAACCCGG ACCCATCACGCTCACAGTCGCCAAGTGCTGGGACCCCACCCCCAGGGGGTGCTTCACGCTGCCCAGGAGTGAGTACACAACACCCCAGG TTACAAACTGTGTAGCGTATTGTCCTGCTTATCAAG GTGAGCCGATCCGGCCGATCGACCCGGCTGCCTGGGTGTCCCACACGGCAGCGATGACAGGGACGTACCCGGTGTACGGTATGAGCCCTTCCATGAGCACCATCACTTCCACTAGCTCCTCCATCACCAGCTCCATCCCCGAGACTGAAC GGTTCGATGATTTCCACCTGTCCATCCACAGCGACATGGCCACCATCGCCAAGGCCATGGCATCGCCCGAGTCCGGTCTGGAGGTGCGGGACAGGATGTGGCTGAAGATCACCATCCCCAATGCCTTCATAG gttcGGACGTGGTCGACTGGCTGTACCACCACGTGGAGGGCTTCACCGACCGCAGAGAGGCGCGCAAGTACGCCAGCAATCTGCTGAAGGCCGGCTACATCCGGCACACTGTCAATAAGATCACCTTCTCAGAGCAGTGCTACTACATCTTCGGAGACCTCTGTGGCA aCATGGCTAATCTCAGCCTGAACGACCACGATGGCTCGAGTGGGGCCTCAGACCAGGACACGCTGGCCCCCCTCCCTCACCCCGGCGCGGCCCCCTGGCCCCTCGCCTTCCCCTACCAGTACCCCGCACCGCACCCCTACAACCCCCCCGCCGGCTTCCATGACCCGGGATACAATCACGGAGGAGGGGGGGGCAGCGCCGGGAGCCAGCACAGTGAAG GCAGTCGCAGCAGCGGCAGTGAGCAGAGGCGCAAGGAGGATGCGGCGGCGAAGGcgagtggaggaggaggaggaggagactcCAAATCGGGGGGCAGCGGCAGCGAGTCGGACCACACCACacggagcagcagcagcatgagGAGGGAGCGGGCGCCCAGCGAGCGCTCTGCAGCGCCCCCTAGCGAGCACAGCCTCCGCAGCCACCACTCCGCCGCGCACAGTCTCCGTAGCAACCACAGCCACGCCTACGCCCCCCCCGGCGTCCCACCCCCACACTTCCCCCCGCCCCTCGTCATGATGGGCCCCCCCGGAGCCCCACCCGGCCGAGACCTGGCGTCTGTGCCGCCCGAGCTGACCGCCAGCAGACAGTCCTTCCGAATGGCCATGGGCAACCCCA AAACAAACCCAAGTGCTTTTGACCAGGAAACCAGACCTGTTGAAATGGACACGTAG
- the LOC117416997 gene encoding segment polarity protein dishevelled homolog DVL-3 isoform X5, which produces MGETKIIYHIDDQETPYLVKLPIPADRVTLADFKNVLNKPNYKFFFKSMDDDFGVVKEEISEDNAKLPCFNGRVVSWLVSADGSHSDGGSVCADSQSDLPPPIERTGGIGDSRPPSFHANAAGSQDNLDNETETESVVSSRRERPRRKDGHEHVSRVNGHAKLERRHDVGGYESSSTLMSSELESTSFFDSEEDDSASRFSSSTEQSSSSRLMRRHKRRRRKPKAPRMERSSSFSSITDSTMSLNIITVILNMEKYNFLGISIVGQSNERGDGGIYIGSIMKGGAVAADGRIEPGDMLLQVNDINFENMSNDDAVRVLREIVHKPGPITLTVAKCWDPTPRGCFTLPRSEYTTPQGEPIRPIDPAAWVSHTAAMTGTYPVYGMSPSMSTITSTSSSITSSIPETERFDDFHLSIHSDMATIAKAMASPESGLEVRDRMWLKITIPNAFIGSDVVDWLYHHVEGFTDRREARKYASNLLKAGYIRHTVNKITFSEQCYYIFGDLCGNMANLSLNDHDGSSGASDQDTLAPLPHPGAAPWPLAFPYQYPAPHPYNPPAGFHDPGYNHGGGGGSAGSQHSEGSRSSGSEQRRKEDAAAKASGGGGGGDSKSGGSGSESDHTTRSSSSMRRERAPSERSAAPPSEHSLRSHHSAAHSLRSNHSHAYAPPGVPPPHFPPPLVMMGPPGAPPGRDLASVPPELTASRQSFRMAMGNPKTNPSAFDQETRPVEMDT; this is translated from the exons AGTGGTGAAGGAAGAGATCTCGGAGGACAATGCCAAGCTCCCCTGTTTCAATGGCAGAGTGGTTTCCTGG CTGGTCTCGGCGGATGGCTCTCACTCGGACGGAGGCTCGGTTTGCGCTGACAGCCAGTCGGACCTCCCGCCCCCAATCGAGCGCACCGGAGGGATTGGAGACTCGCGCCCGCCGTCCTTCCA tgcCAACGCCGCTGGCAGTCAGGACAACCTGGACAACGAGACGGAGACGGAGTCGGTGGTGTCCTCACGGAGAGAACGTCCACGCCGGAAAGACGGACACGAGCACG TCTCGCGGGTGAACGGACATGCCAAGCTGGAGCGGCGTCACGACGTGGGGGGCTACGAGAGCTCGTCCACGCTGATGAGCAGCGAGCTGGAGTCCACCAGCTTCTTCGACTCGGAGGAGGACGACTCCGCCAGCCG GTTCAGCAGTTCCACAGAGCAGAGCAGCTCCTCGCGGCTGATGAGGCGACACAAGCGTCGGCGGAGGAAACCCAAGGCGCCGCGCATGGAGCGG TCCTCGTCCTTCAGCAGTATCACAGACTCCACCATGTCTCTCAACATCATCACTGTGATTTTAAACATGG AGAAGTACAACTTCCTGGGGATCAGCATCGTGGGGCAGAGTAACGAGCGGGGTGACGGCGGGATCTACATCGGCTCCATCATGAAGGGGGGCGCCGTGGCCGCGGACGGGCGGATTGAACCAGGGGACATGCTGCTGCAG GTGAACGACATCAACTTTGAGAACATGAGCAATGACGACGCGGTGCGGGTGCTGAGGGAGATCGTTCACAAACCCGG ACCCATCACGCTCACAGTCGCCAAGTGCTGGGACCCCACCCCCAGGGGGTGCTTCACGCTGCCCAGGAGTGAGTACACAACACCCCAGG GTGAGCCGATCCGGCCGATCGACCCGGCTGCCTGGGTGTCCCACACGGCAGCGATGACAGGGACGTACCCGGTGTACGGTATGAGCCCTTCCATGAGCACCATCACTTCCACTAGCTCCTCCATCACCAGCTCCATCCCCGAGACTGAAC GGTTCGATGATTTCCACCTGTCCATCCACAGCGACATGGCCACCATCGCCAAGGCCATGGCATCGCCCGAGTCCGGTCTGGAGGTGCGGGACAGGATGTGGCTGAAGATCACCATCCCCAATGCCTTCATAG gttcGGACGTGGTCGACTGGCTGTACCACCACGTGGAGGGCTTCACCGACCGCAGAGAGGCGCGCAAGTACGCCAGCAATCTGCTGAAGGCCGGCTACATCCGGCACACTGTCAATAAGATCACCTTCTCAGAGCAGTGCTACTACATCTTCGGAGACCTCTGTGGCA aCATGGCTAATCTCAGCCTGAACGACCACGATGGCTCGAGTGGGGCCTCAGACCAGGACACGCTGGCCCCCCTCCCTCACCCCGGCGCGGCCCCCTGGCCCCTCGCCTTCCCCTACCAGTACCCCGCACCGCACCCCTACAACCCCCCCGCCGGCTTCCATGACCCGGGATACAATCACGGAGGAGGGGGGGGCAGCGCCGGGAGCCAGCACAGTGAAG GCAGTCGCAGCAGCGGCAGTGAGCAGAGGCGCAAGGAGGATGCGGCGGCGAAGGcgagtggaggaggaggaggaggagactcCAAATCGGGGGGCAGCGGCAGCGAGTCGGACCACACCACacggagcagcagcagcatgagGAGGGAGCGGGCGCCCAGCGAGCGCTCTGCAGCGCCCCCTAGCGAGCACAGCCTCCGCAGCCACCACTCCGCCGCGCACAGTCTCCGTAGCAACCACAGCCACGCCTACGCCCCCCCCGGCGTCCCACCCCCACACTTCCCCCCGCCCCTCGTCATGATGGGCCCCCCCGGAGCCCCACCCGGCCGAGACCTGGCGTCTGTGCCGCCCGAGCTGACCGCCAGCAGACAGTCCTTCCGAATGGCCATGGGCAACCCCA AAACAAACCCAAGTGCTTTTGACCAGGAAACCAGACCTGTTGAAATGGACACGTAG
- the LOC117416997 gene encoding segment polarity protein dishevelled homolog DVL-3 isoform X2: MGETKIIYHIDDQETPYLVKLPIPADRVTLADFKNVLNKPNYKFFFKSMDDDFGVVKEEISEDNAKLPCFNGRVVSWLVSADGSHSDGGSVCADSQSDLPPPIERTGGIGDSRPPSFHANAAGSQDNLDNETETESVVSSRRERPRRKDGHEHVSRVNGHAKLERRHDVGGYESSSTLMSSELESTSFFDSEEDDSASRFSSSTEQSSSSRLMRRHKRRRRKPKAPRMERSSSFSSITDSTMSLNIITVILNMEKYNFLGISIVGQSNERGDGGIYIGSIMKGGAVAADGRIEPGDMLLQVNDINFENMSNDDAVRVLREIVHKPGPITLTVAKCWDPTPRGCFTLPRITNCVAYCPAYQGEPIRPIDPAAWVSHTAAMTGTYPVYGMSPSMSTITSTSSSITSSIPETERFDDFHLSIHSDMATIAKAMASPESGLEVRDRMWLKITIPNAFIGSDVVDWLYHHVEGFTDRREARKYASNLLKAGYIRHTVNKITFSEQCYYIFGDLCGNMANLSLNDHDGSSGASDQDTLAPLPHPGAAPWPLAFPYQYPAPHPYNPPAGFHDPGYNHGGGGGSAGSQHSEGSRSSGSEQRRKEDAAAKASGGGGGGDSKSGGSGSESDHTTRSSSSMRRERAPSERSAAPPSEHSLRSHHSAAHSLRSNHSHAYAPPGVPPPHFPPPLVMMGPPGAPPGRDLASVPPELTASRQSFRMAMGNPKTNPSAFDQETRPVEMDT, encoded by the exons AGTGGTGAAGGAAGAGATCTCGGAGGACAATGCCAAGCTCCCCTGTTTCAATGGCAGAGTGGTTTCCTGG CTGGTCTCGGCGGATGGCTCTCACTCGGACGGAGGCTCGGTTTGCGCTGACAGCCAGTCGGACCTCCCGCCCCCAATCGAGCGCACCGGAGGGATTGGAGACTCGCGCCCGCCGTCCTTCCA tgcCAACGCCGCTGGCAGTCAGGACAACCTGGACAACGAGACGGAGACGGAGTCGGTGGTGTCCTCACGGAGAGAACGTCCACGCCGGAAAGACGGACACGAGCACG TCTCGCGGGTGAACGGACATGCCAAGCTGGAGCGGCGTCACGACGTGGGGGGCTACGAGAGCTCGTCCACGCTGATGAGCAGCGAGCTGGAGTCCACCAGCTTCTTCGACTCGGAGGAGGACGACTCCGCCAGCCG GTTCAGCAGTTCCACAGAGCAGAGCAGCTCCTCGCGGCTGATGAGGCGACACAAGCGTCGGCGGAGGAAACCCAAGGCGCCGCGCATGGAGCGG TCCTCGTCCTTCAGCAGTATCACAGACTCCACCATGTCTCTCAACATCATCACTGTGATTTTAAACATGG AGAAGTACAACTTCCTGGGGATCAGCATCGTGGGGCAGAGTAACGAGCGGGGTGACGGCGGGATCTACATCGGCTCCATCATGAAGGGGGGCGCCGTGGCCGCGGACGGGCGGATTGAACCAGGGGACATGCTGCTGCAG GTGAACGACATCAACTTTGAGAACATGAGCAATGACGACGCGGTGCGGGTGCTGAGGGAGATCGTTCACAAACCCGG ACCCATCACGCTCACAGTCGCCAAGTGCTGGGACCCCACCCCCAGGGGGTGCTTCACGCTGCCCAGGA TTACAAACTGTGTAGCGTATTGTCCTGCTTATCAAG GTGAGCCGATCCGGCCGATCGACCCGGCTGCCTGGGTGTCCCACACGGCAGCGATGACAGGGACGTACCCGGTGTACGGTATGAGCCCTTCCATGAGCACCATCACTTCCACTAGCTCCTCCATCACCAGCTCCATCCCCGAGACTGAAC GGTTCGATGATTTCCACCTGTCCATCCACAGCGACATGGCCACCATCGCCAAGGCCATGGCATCGCCCGAGTCCGGTCTGGAGGTGCGGGACAGGATGTGGCTGAAGATCACCATCCCCAATGCCTTCATAG gttcGGACGTGGTCGACTGGCTGTACCACCACGTGGAGGGCTTCACCGACCGCAGAGAGGCGCGCAAGTACGCCAGCAATCTGCTGAAGGCCGGCTACATCCGGCACACTGTCAATAAGATCACCTTCTCAGAGCAGTGCTACTACATCTTCGGAGACCTCTGTGGCA aCATGGCTAATCTCAGCCTGAACGACCACGATGGCTCGAGTGGGGCCTCAGACCAGGACACGCTGGCCCCCCTCCCTCACCCCGGCGCGGCCCCCTGGCCCCTCGCCTTCCCCTACCAGTACCCCGCACCGCACCCCTACAACCCCCCCGCCGGCTTCCATGACCCGGGATACAATCACGGAGGAGGGGGGGGCAGCGCCGGGAGCCAGCACAGTGAAG GCAGTCGCAGCAGCGGCAGTGAGCAGAGGCGCAAGGAGGATGCGGCGGCGAAGGcgagtggaggaggaggaggaggagactcCAAATCGGGGGGCAGCGGCAGCGAGTCGGACCACACCACacggagcagcagcagcatgagGAGGGAGCGGGCGCCCAGCGAGCGCTCTGCAGCGCCCCCTAGCGAGCACAGCCTCCGCAGCCACCACTCCGCCGCGCACAGTCTCCGTAGCAACCACAGCCACGCCTACGCCCCCCCCGGCGTCCCACCCCCACACTTCCCCCCGCCCCTCGTCATGATGGGCCCCCCCGGAGCCCCACCCGGCCGAGACCTGGCGTCTGTGCCGCCCGAGCTGACCGCCAGCAGACAGTCCTTCCGAATGGCCATGGGCAACCCCA AAACAAACCCAAGTGCTTTTGACCAGGAAACCAGACCTGTTGAAATGGACACGTAG
- the LOC117416997 gene encoding segment polarity protein dishevelled homolog DVL-3 isoform X1 yields MGETKIIYHIDDQETPYLVKLPIPADRVTLADFKNVLNKPNYKFFFKSMDDDFGVVKEEISEDNAKLPCFNGRVVSWLVSADGSHSDGGSVCADSQSDLPPPIERTGGIGDSRPPSFHANAAGSQDNLDNETETESVVSSRRERPRRKDGHEHVSRVNGHAKLERRHDVGGYESSSTLMSSELESTSFFDSEEDDSASRFSSSTEQSSSSRLMRRHKRRRRKPKAPRMERSSSFSSITDSTMSLNIITVILNMEKYNFLGISIVGQSNERGDGGIYIGSIMKGGAVAADGRIEPGDMLLQVNDINFENMSNDDAVRVLREIVHKPGPITLTVAKCWDPTPRGCFTLPRSEYTTPQVTNCVAYCPAYQGEPIRPIDPAAWVSHTAAMTGTYPVYGMSPSMSTITSTSSSITSSIPETERFDDFHLSIHSDMATIAKAMASPESGLEVRDRMWLKITIPNAFIGSDVVDWLYHHVEGFTDRREARKYASNLLKAGYIRHTVNKITFSEQCYYIFGDLCGNMANLSLNDHDGSSGASDQDTLAPLPHPGAAPWPLAFPYQYPAPHPYNPPAGFHDPGYNHGGGGGSAGSQHSEGSRSSGSEQRRKEDAAAKASGGGGGGDSKSGGSGSESDHTTRSSSSMRRERAPSERSAAPPSEHSLRSHHSAAHSLRSNHSHAYAPPGVPPPHFPPPLVMMGPPGAPPGRDLASVPPELTASRQSFRMAMGNPKTNPSAFDQETRPVEMDT; encoded by the exons AGTGGTGAAGGAAGAGATCTCGGAGGACAATGCCAAGCTCCCCTGTTTCAATGGCAGAGTGGTTTCCTGG CTGGTCTCGGCGGATGGCTCTCACTCGGACGGAGGCTCGGTTTGCGCTGACAGCCAGTCGGACCTCCCGCCCCCAATCGAGCGCACCGGAGGGATTGGAGACTCGCGCCCGCCGTCCTTCCA tgcCAACGCCGCTGGCAGTCAGGACAACCTGGACAACGAGACGGAGACGGAGTCGGTGGTGTCCTCACGGAGAGAACGTCCACGCCGGAAAGACGGACACGAGCACG TCTCGCGGGTGAACGGACATGCCAAGCTGGAGCGGCGTCACGACGTGGGGGGCTACGAGAGCTCGTCCACGCTGATGAGCAGCGAGCTGGAGTCCACCAGCTTCTTCGACTCGGAGGAGGACGACTCCGCCAGCCG GTTCAGCAGTTCCACAGAGCAGAGCAGCTCCTCGCGGCTGATGAGGCGACACAAGCGTCGGCGGAGGAAACCCAAGGCGCCGCGCATGGAGCGG TCCTCGTCCTTCAGCAGTATCACAGACTCCACCATGTCTCTCAACATCATCACTGTGATTTTAAACATGG AGAAGTACAACTTCCTGGGGATCAGCATCGTGGGGCAGAGTAACGAGCGGGGTGACGGCGGGATCTACATCGGCTCCATCATGAAGGGGGGCGCCGTGGCCGCGGACGGGCGGATTGAACCAGGGGACATGCTGCTGCAG GTGAACGACATCAACTTTGAGAACATGAGCAATGACGACGCGGTGCGGGTGCTGAGGGAGATCGTTCACAAACCCGG ACCCATCACGCTCACAGTCGCCAAGTGCTGGGACCCCACCCCCAGGGGGTGCTTCACGCTGCCCAGGAGTGAGTACACAACACCCCAGG TTACAAACTGTGTAGCGTATTGTCCTGCTTATCAAG GTGAGCCGATCCGGCCGATCGACCCGGCTGCCTGGGTGTCCCACACGGCAGCGATGACAGGGACGTACCCGGTGTACGGTATGAGCCCTTCCATGAGCACCATCACTTCCACTAGCTCCTCCATCACCAGCTCCATCCCCGAGACTGAAC GGTTCGATGATTTCCACCTGTCCATCCACAGCGACATGGCCACCATCGCCAAGGCCATGGCATCGCCCGAGTCCGGTCTGGAGGTGCGGGACAGGATGTGGCTGAAGATCACCATCCCCAATGCCTTCATAG gttcGGACGTGGTCGACTGGCTGTACCACCACGTGGAGGGCTTCACCGACCGCAGAGAGGCGCGCAAGTACGCCAGCAATCTGCTGAAGGCCGGCTACATCCGGCACACTGTCAATAAGATCACCTTCTCAGAGCAGTGCTACTACATCTTCGGAGACCTCTGTGGCA aCATGGCTAATCTCAGCCTGAACGACCACGATGGCTCGAGTGGGGCCTCAGACCAGGACACGCTGGCCCCCCTCCCTCACCCCGGCGCGGCCCCCTGGCCCCTCGCCTTCCCCTACCAGTACCCCGCACCGCACCCCTACAACCCCCCCGCCGGCTTCCATGACCCGGGATACAATCACGGAGGAGGGGGGGGCAGCGCCGGGAGCCAGCACAGTGAAG GCAGTCGCAGCAGCGGCAGTGAGCAGAGGCGCAAGGAGGATGCGGCGGCGAAGGcgagtggaggaggaggaggaggagactcCAAATCGGGGGGCAGCGGCAGCGAGTCGGACCACACCACacggagcagcagcagcatgagGAGGGAGCGGGCGCCCAGCGAGCGCTCTGCAGCGCCCCCTAGCGAGCACAGCCTCCGCAGCCACCACTCCGCCGCGCACAGTCTCCGTAGCAACCACAGCCACGCCTACGCCCCCCCCGGCGTCCCACCCCCACACTTCCCCCCGCCCCTCGTCATGATGGGCCCCCCCGGAGCCCCACCCGGCCGAGACCTGGCGTCTGTGCCGCCCGAGCTGACCGCCAGCAGACAGTCCTTCCGAATGGCCATGGGCAACCCCA AAACAAACCCAAGTGCTTTTGACCAGGAAACCAGACCTGTTGAAATGGACACGTAG
- the LOC117416997 gene encoding segment polarity protein dishevelled homolog DVL-3 isoform X6: protein MGETKIIYHIDDQETPYLVKLPIPADRVTLADFKNVLNKPNYKFFFKSMDDDFGVVKEEISEDNAKLPCFNGRVVSWLVSADGSHSDGGSVCADSQSDLPPPIERTGGIGDSRPPSFHANAAGSQDNLDNETETESVVSSRRERPRRKDGHEHVSRVNGHAKLERRHDVGGYESSSTLMSSELESTSFFDSEEDDSASRFSSSTEQSSSSRLMRRHKRRRRKPKAPRMERSSSFSSITDSTMSLNIITVILNMEKYNFLGISIVGQSNERGDGGIYIGSIMKGGAVAADGRIEPGDMLLQVNDINFENMSNDDAVRVLREIVHKPGPITLTVAKCWDPTPRGCFTLPRSEPIRPIDPAAWVSHTAAMTGTYPVYGMSPSMSTITSTSSSITSSIPETERFDDFHLSIHSDMATIAKAMASPESGLEVRDRMWLKITIPNAFIGSDVVDWLYHHVEGFTDRREARKYASNLLKAGYIRHTVNKITFSEQCYYIFGDLCGNMANLSLNDHDGSSGASDQDTLAPLPHPGAAPWPLAFPYQYPAPHPYNPPAGFHDPGYNHGGGGGSAGSQHSEGSRSSGSEQRRKEDAAAKASGGGGGGDSKSGGSGSESDHTTRSSSSMRRERAPSERSAAPPSEHSLRSHHSAAHSLRSNHSHAYAPPGVPPPHFPPPLVMMGPPGAPPGRDLASVPPELTASRQSFRMAMGNPKTNPSAFDQETRPVEMDT from the exons AGTGGTGAAGGAAGAGATCTCGGAGGACAATGCCAAGCTCCCCTGTTTCAATGGCAGAGTGGTTTCCTGG CTGGTCTCGGCGGATGGCTCTCACTCGGACGGAGGCTCGGTTTGCGCTGACAGCCAGTCGGACCTCCCGCCCCCAATCGAGCGCACCGGAGGGATTGGAGACTCGCGCCCGCCGTCCTTCCA tgcCAACGCCGCTGGCAGTCAGGACAACCTGGACAACGAGACGGAGACGGAGTCGGTGGTGTCCTCACGGAGAGAACGTCCACGCCGGAAAGACGGACACGAGCACG TCTCGCGGGTGAACGGACATGCCAAGCTGGAGCGGCGTCACGACGTGGGGGGCTACGAGAGCTCGTCCACGCTGATGAGCAGCGAGCTGGAGTCCACCAGCTTCTTCGACTCGGAGGAGGACGACTCCGCCAGCCG GTTCAGCAGTTCCACAGAGCAGAGCAGCTCCTCGCGGCTGATGAGGCGACACAAGCGTCGGCGGAGGAAACCCAAGGCGCCGCGCATGGAGCGG TCCTCGTCCTTCAGCAGTATCACAGACTCCACCATGTCTCTCAACATCATCACTGTGATTTTAAACATGG AGAAGTACAACTTCCTGGGGATCAGCATCGTGGGGCAGAGTAACGAGCGGGGTGACGGCGGGATCTACATCGGCTCCATCATGAAGGGGGGCGCCGTGGCCGCGGACGGGCGGATTGAACCAGGGGACATGCTGCTGCAG GTGAACGACATCAACTTTGAGAACATGAGCAATGACGACGCGGTGCGGGTGCTGAGGGAGATCGTTCACAAACCCGG ACCCATCACGCTCACAGTCGCCAAGTGCTGGGACCCCACCCCCAGGGGGTGCTTCACGCTGCCCAGGA GTGAGCCGATCCGGCCGATCGACCCGGCTGCCTGGGTGTCCCACACGGCAGCGATGACAGGGACGTACCCGGTGTACGGTATGAGCCCTTCCATGAGCACCATCACTTCCACTAGCTCCTCCATCACCAGCTCCATCCCCGAGACTGAAC GGTTCGATGATTTCCACCTGTCCATCCACAGCGACATGGCCACCATCGCCAAGGCCATGGCATCGCCCGAGTCCGGTCTGGAGGTGCGGGACAGGATGTGGCTGAAGATCACCATCCCCAATGCCTTCATAG gttcGGACGTGGTCGACTGGCTGTACCACCACGTGGAGGGCTTCACCGACCGCAGAGAGGCGCGCAAGTACGCCAGCAATCTGCTGAAGGCCGGCTACATCCGGCACACTGTCAATAAGATCACCTTCTCAGAGCAGTGCTACTACATCTTCGGAGACCTCTGTGGCA aCATGGCTAATCTCAGCCTGAACGACCACGATGGCTCGAGTGGGGCCTCAGACCAGGACACGCTGGCCCCCCTCCCTCACCCCGGCGCGGCCCCCTGGCCCCTCGCCTTCCCCTACCAGTACCCCGCACCGCACCCCTACAACCCCCCCGCCGGCTTCCATGACCCGGGATACAATCACGGAGGAGGGGGGGGCAGCGCCGGGAGCCAGCACAGTGAAG GCAGTCGCAGCAGCGGCAGTGAGCAGAGGCGCAAGGAGGATGCGGCGGCGAAGGcgagtggaggaggaggaggaggagactcCAAATCGGGGGGCAGCGGCAGCGAGTCGGACCACACCACacggagcagcagcagcatgagGAGGGAGCGGGCGCCCAGCGAGCGCTCTGCAGCGCCCCCTAGCGAGCACAGCCTCCGCAGCCACCACTCCGCCGCGCACAGTCTCCGTAGCAACCACAGCCACGCCTACGCCCCCCCCGGCGTCCCACCCCCACACTTCCCCCCGCCCCTCGTCATGATGGGCCCCCCCGGAGCCCCACCCGGCCGAGACCTGGCGTCTGTGCCGCCCGAGCTGACCGCCAGCAGACAGTCCTTCCGAATGGCCATGGGCAACCCCA AAACAAACCCAAGTGCTTTTGACCAGGAAACCAGACCTGTTGAAATGGACACGTAG